A segment of the Lycium ferocissimum isolate CSIRO_LF1 chromosome 10, AGI_CSIRO_Lferr_CH_V1, whole genome shotgun sequence genome:
GCGGCGGGCGGCGGAGAGAACTATTCAGActttagaagatatgttgcgagcctgtGCTATAGATttcggaggaaattgggatgaacatttaCCTCTTGTGGAATTCGCGTACAGCAACAGCTACCAAGGAAGTATCCAAATGACTCCTTATGAGGCTTTTTATGGGAGGCGTTGTCGGTCTCCGATTGGTTAGTTTAAACCAACTGAAGTAGAATTGTTGGGTCCTGACTCAGTTCATGAAGCAATCGAGAAGTTTAATCTCATTGTACAACGACTTAAGAcagctcagagtagacagaagTCTTATACGGATATGAGGCGACGTGAGCTAGAGTTTTCTGTTGGCGAcaaggtgttcttgaaagtgtcaccgatgaaaggaGTAATGCGGTTTGGTAAAAAGAGGAAGTTTAGTCGTCGTTTCATTGGCCCTTATGAGATTGTTAGGAAAGTTAGacggtggcttatgagttgaaGTGACCATCTGATATGGCCATGGTGCATCATGTGTTTCACATTTCAATGTTGATATTGTACAAACCTGATCCTTCCCATGTGTTGAACCATGAAGAAATTGAAATTAGTGAAGGGTTATCTTACGAAGAAAAATCGGTTCAGATTCTAGATcgtcaagttagaaggttgagaacGAAGGATGTGGCATCGGTGAAAGTGTTATGGTGAAACCATGACACAGAAGAAGCAACTTGGGAAGCGgaggaggacatgaagaaaatatATCCCCATTGTTCCTTATGGCAAGTATGAGCTAGCGTTTTAATTATACTTAGCTGAATCGTTGTGTTTGTTTGAAACAACTTGTGGTTTAGTGAATACTTTCTAGGCTAGGAttctcattcgaggacgaataatcttaagggggggataatgtaacatcccATAAATCCGTATGGAATATGAAAGCGTTATACGAGTCATTTTGAACCTTATAAGTTAGGCTATGTTCACAATTCGGGATCTAGAAACCAAAATGGGGAGTATTGGGATGAAAATCCCATTTCAACTGTAATTGGGGGATTTTACGACAaaagtacggtccgtacttcaaagtacggcccgtactctGTGGACGTCCTTTGATCTGCAACAATCTGAACTTTCTGGAAATTTTAGGGAAAGTACGACCTAGAAGTACAGCCCGTACTTCCAAGGACGGGATGTCCTTTCTGCCCGTCCTTTCCCCATGTCTCAACAATTGTTCAGTGTAAAATTCTTAGAAGTACGGCCTGAAAGAACGGCCCGTACTTAGAAGTACGTCCCGTCTTTTTTGAACGTACTTCTCCCGCGTTGACCAGAAACTATAAAAGCATGggttcaattattttattcacCTTTTCACCTGTTCAAAAACCCTAAGTACGAAAATTACTTCTCAAAACCTCCACATTCAAGGGAGTAACTGCATAATctaattcaagagaattcaagctagggtttgggtgatTCTCCTCTGGGAAAGTAATTTGCTGAACTGCGAATAAcgtaattaaggtatgtctctctttgaAAGTTGGTTTTGAAAGCATGTCTCTTTGAAAAAgctctttattgaataaaaaggtgaacttttctTGAATAGATCTCTATCTCTTGCCTTAATgatggttaatgtgcgtgaggggacaagcccacattaaacctagtttATATCATGCTCtaagtacatatatatgtttatacaCATTTTTCCTCTTTAAGAGATGATCGATAATGATGGCTAAAGATTAGTAATAATGTTTTATGATGAACTACgacattgaaatcttggttaaagaagtgtaaacattttcaagacatcctttgaaatgatttatctttactatatggcataatgaactttaatgctaattgatggtgtgattactttgagataaattgtgaatcggcttccaTGTTATGAACTATatagttgtgtttggcctagctacttgagtggaagggtagccactatggatcctagtgtgataatgcctagccattcgggaggaaaaGTGGCCACTTCCTAattcgctacctggggtgtgattatgcctagctattcgggaggaaggatagccactgttaaatttcatattccggtgtggtgcgctgtgacaagggaacctctacggtcacccctttgatgtgcttgattcttgggctgtattggcatgtgtgatattcttattttctcatggaattgttgttgttaattatgatcaattgaaaggcatatttgaagttgtaccttgacaagaggccttaTAATCGATTTTGATAATTCTCattgagatacacaaactgAATAAATGTTCTTACATTAGTTTCACATGACTTTcaggactgatttctttatgtattattgtactttattttcatattacttgttgtccccgaggcactcactgagtacgaagtactcaggcataccattgttatttgttatggtatgttaggtaacagagaagagcaggttcttgatactccgggtgtttaggaaggacttgctgttcTTTATTGATTTGGTGATCCCACACATTCATTCATGGGAcaccttatttatttatttattcattatacTAGTTTTTTCGGGCTGCGACCCGATGAGTCAGACTATtaatcctttatcttagaagctccatggTATACAtccttgtgggtagttgttgagttattgattaactctcgggcGCGTTgttacgtttgactaagtatttgattaataaagacttccgctgatttaattcatatattcacgaattgtttacctttattttataaactgttggaggcgaatgttgaacctggcgggttcaagtattattattgtgtcgtttaggttcttccgatgttgttcatgacgtcggatgccgatCACGtccagggtgggttttggggcgtgacactagACAACTTATATAATTTTCCAAAACTACGTGGAAGAATTGTATAAATTTGACATGAAACCAACTACTTGCTCTGGAGAGTCGCAAATTCTTTAGTATACATGTCATTGTTTCGCTAATTATACAAAAGAACATATCTTTCTGTCTCTAGTCTTGCTCGGATTATTAGAAAGAGCATAGAATTGAATGAGAAGGCAAAGGCACATGCGATGTAGAAACAAAATCTGTCAAATTTCTTTAACAGCTTTATATAACTTGTAATTGTAACTGTtgtgttcttgaatttataaTAGATGAATCGGGAGAGACATTCCAGTTTGCGATCCCAAAAAAAAGTGTTTACATAATTAAGCCGCTAGCTGATTCTCTAGGTCCTAGGTGCTTAGAAGTCTCCACTTGTTAATTATAATAACatattaatataatataatatgagaAACTCGATCGTCTCATTGTTATCCATCATTTTGTCATTATGGATACAATTGAGGAGGAAGACCGTGGGCGCATCTGGCTCAAAAGTCAAGTGTGCATCCTTATATATGGTTGCATAGTACAGATATACATGCATAGTACAGatatacatacacatcataggTATTACATTATTCATGTTGCAACAAGAAGTAGCTCCAATCGTATATCTAATGTGGGCTGGAAACATGGCTTCCTGCTCGACTCCCATataagtttttgaaaaataattctggatgaaatttaatatatatatatatatattaaattcattttttcatcCAAGTATTTAAATTCTGGGTCGGCCCAAAATTCACAAATAGCATTCTACAAGACTGCAAAGAAGCTAGCCCGTGCTAATGCTATTACTACGCATTCTGTTTTTCAATTTGATTTTCATCATTTAGTTTTGACTTTCCGATTTAGAAAGTATTATCATCCAATcgaaatcaaaataaaagatttAGTAATGTTGAACttcataattatttttttctaaattcaaTTTACATGATTGAAATCTGAACATCAATGACAAGATACTAATGCATATTTGATGAGATTGTAGAACACTTAAGTCTTCTATAAGAGCATAATGCAACAAGCCGTATACTTACATACCTAATACAGGGGTGTCAATTCTGGCCCAAAATGTGATGGCCAGCCCAGCCGCCCAAAATTTTATAGGTTGGGCACAAGATAATTAGCACtgggctgatttttagcccattCATCAGAACCCATTTTTTAATTGATTGTCATTTCAATGATATTGGGTCGAAATATGGCCCAAGTTCAACTTTTGAAAACCCCTAAATTATTTAGTCATTTCAGACTTCTACTTTATTCatcttcctctttctctctcccctTCCACACTTTATTCAACATACCCAGGTTGGTGAAATTTCAACATAcccaagtttgatttttttttttttagagaaacAAAGAAATGTCAACATACACATGTTTGCTTATTTATATGATAAATCAAAAGTGTATTTGAGACATAAAGATGACAAAAGGCATATGATTTTCGCTTCTgattttctcttgggttctatttttctttttcttttttccagtgttatttttgtgcttttttttttttttttggaatcatTTGTGGGTTACTGCTATTTTTTTGTGGGTGCTGGAAAATCATTGTCAAAGTTGGTTCTTGGGGAAGTGAATTGAATTAGTTTTTGATTTATGTATCTCTGGAATATGTTATTATAGCAGTATACTTGGAATACGTTGtctttttttaacattatagcGGTATACTTACTCGATTGTTAGCATACAATATACACGAGCAATAAATCATTCTAAAAAACACCGTTATGTGTTTACGCTTCTTGCTTTCGTTCCTTTCTTTGTAAAGTCtgcaattttttgttttatatatgctaagagtttatttcatttttgtaggCGATATTATGGATCATGTTTGAAGTGTGTAATGAAGTGACTCAAGAGAGCTTTTCAAGTTCATCAAAACGACGAAAAAATAAATCTACACCGTGGGAGGTTATGAGAAGTTGCCAAAGGATAGTAATACAGATAATAGATTAAGGGCAAAATGCAAAACTTGTGGAGATGTTTTTATGGCTGACTCAACTTCGGGAACTACAAAGTTAAATCGCCATCGAGCTAAACACATAAAAGAAGCAGCCTCTCAAGTTGTGCCGATAAATCACGAACAATATCGTGATAAGGTAAGAAAGGCTATAGTTAGACACAACTACCCGTTTTGTTTTGTGGAGCATGAAGGGATtagggagttgcacgaattttTGAATCCTACTGTTAAGACCTTTTCAAGAAATCTTTGCAAGAGCCGACGTTAGTAAGTTGtatcaaaatcaaaaagaaatacTCAAGAATGAACTTGCACTTATTCCAAGTAGGATATGCTTGACAACTGATTTATGGAGTTCACTCATCCAAAATGGTTATATGTGTGTTACTGCTCATTATGTTGATATAGATTgggttttgaaaaagaaagttttGGTATTTCGTCATGTTCCTCCTCCCCATCTTTTGGTAGTTATAGGTCCAAAATTGATCAATATCTTAAAGAATGGGGAATtgagaagaagatattttctATAACGTTAGATAATGCACGATataatgaaggtgttgtagATAGATTGATTGAACATTTTAAGTTGATGGGTTCTTTACTTTGCAATGGAAAATTTGTGCATATTCAATGTGCAAACCACATTTTAAATTTGGTAGCCAACGCAGGTTTGAAAACAATTGAGCTCGCCATATTTAACGTTAGAGAAAGTGTAAAGTAtgttaaaggttccaagtcaaGAATTATAAAGTTTGTAGAGTGTATCAAGAACCTTGGCATAAAGTTGAAAGGGAAATTGCATCAAGATGTACCGACTAGGTGGAATTCTACATATTTGATGCTTGATAGTGCTATACCTTACCGTCGAGCATTTTCTGATTTTAAGGTACTTGATAGTCAGTTTAAATGTTGTCCTTCTGAAGAGGATTGGGTTAAATTTGAAAGGATTGCTAAGTTTTTTAGGCCTTTCTATGATGTCACTACTTTGTTTTCAGGGAGTCAATATCCTACTGCCAATGtgtattttcataaattttggCAAATTCATATGATGATAAGAGAAGCGATATATAGTGAGGATCTTAATACCAAGGAAATGGCAatagaaatggagaaaaagttcaaaaaatattGGCGGGGAAGAGTACGGTCAGGTGCTACAATGGCGATAGTCCTTGATCCTCGGTATAAGTTAAGTCTCATGGATTTTTGCTTCTCTAAACTTGATCTATCTACTTCCAATAAAAAGGTAAAGGCTGTTGAAGATAATATGCAAAAATTATTTAAGGAGTACTTGAAACCTTCAATTTCTGATGTTGATACGATAAGAAGTAGTAGTGGTGGATGTGATGTTGAAATGGCAGATGAAATGGAGGAGTATGATAACTTTGTAAGTCCATCTCAACCTGGTTCAAAAAAGACACAACTAAGTTTGTCCTTGGAAGAGCCCGTGTTGGTTCGCAAAGGAAACGAAAATTTAGATGTGCTTAAATTTTGGAAGGATAATAGGATTAAATATCCGAAACTCTCATTGATGGCACGTGATTTGTTAAGTATTCCTGTCACCAGTGTTTCATCCGAGTCCGGTTTCAGTGTTGGAGGTCGTGTTATTGGAAAATTTCAAACCTCTATTTTACCCGAGAATGCAGAAGCTAAGTTGTGTTCGCGAGATTGGCTTTCTGGTCATCAAGGTAAAATATGATCAAAATTGTCATCTTGACATTTGTTTTATACAATCTTTGTTGTAGCTTCATAATTTCTTTAATCTTCTTTGTTTGAATGTACAGAAATGGCTATAACAGAGTTTCTCTTATTCGTATTAACAGCTACTCTAGGGGGAATGTTTTTATGCAGTGCTAACGATTTAATAACTATCTTTGTAGCCCCGAATGTTTCGGTTATGCTCCTACCTATTATCTGGATATACCAAGAAAGATGTACGGTCTAATGAGGCTACTATGAAATATTTACTCATGGGTGGGGCAAGCTCTTCTATTCTGGTTCAGAAAACAGCATTTGGCTCAGGATTGCCCATTTTTGTTAATTCCGAGGTTTCTCTGAATTTGAAAGTGATCACTTAGTAAGTTTCCATACCAAGGCTCAATCCAATTAAGTCCATAGCGTCTACCGATTTCGcctatattatatatgtgtatgtgtaaatACAGGTACCATATATAAATTTTAGATGGATATATGGATTCGTTTGGTTATTTTTATTCTTGCTCGAAATTTGGATGATGAAAAATTATCATGTCCGGTTCCCTCGGGGGATGGATCCATAAGAATTCACCTATCCCAATAACAAAAAAACCAGATTTGAATGATCCTGTATTACGAGCTAAATTAGCTAAAGGTATGGGTCATAATTATTACGGAGAACCCGCATGGCCCAATgatcttttatatatttttccagtAGTCATTCTTGGTACCATTGCCTGTAACGTAGGCTTAGCGGTTTTAGAACCATCAATGATTGGTGAGCTGGCGGATCCATCCGTTTGCAACCCCTTTGGAAATATTACGAATGGTATTTCTTTCTGTATTTCAAATACTTAGAGTACGATGCCCAATAAATTATTGGGGGTTCTTTTAGTGGTTTCATTACTGCGGGATTATTAACAATACCTTTTTTTGAGAATGTTAATAAATTCCAAAATCCATTTCAATCGTCCGATGGCAATTATTTGTCTTTTGATTAAATCTTGTGATCGCCTTTTGGTTGGGCATTGGTGCAACATTACCTATTGATAATCCCTAACTTTAggtctttttaaatttttttgattgaTTCAATTGTGAAATAACACGACATGCGTATCTAGGGAATAGTTTCTTCAAAGCGAATTCTCCCTAGATACAtctattcaatttaattctgaATTTTAACGGTCTTATCAATACACAAATGTATAACTCCCCAGGAATTTCAATTGCGCTCATATTCATTACCGTAGGAATTAGGTTCAAGCTTTCCCCAGCCCCTTCTCATCAATGGACTCCTGATGTATACGAAGGAGTGCGGTTCGTTCGAGAAATTCCTACCTCTTTATCTATCTCTGAgatgtttggatttttcaaaACTCCATGGACATGCAGAAGAGAAATGTTATCCCCACTCGGACCATGCACGGTTTTGAATGAGAGAAAGAAGTGAGGAATCCTCTTTTCGACTCTGACTCTCCCACTCCAGTCGTTGCTTTTCTTTCCGTTACTTCGAAAGTAGCTGCTTCAGCTTCAATCACTCGAATTTTCGatattcctttttatttctcatcAAACGAATGGCATCTTCTTCTGGACATCCTAGCTATTCTTAGCACAAAGAGGATTCCTCACTTCTTTCTCATTCAAAACCGTGCATGAGACTTTCATCTCACACGGCTCCTAAGTGATAAAAGAATGAAGaaccaattttctttcttttttgattaCCTTCCTCGCGTATGAAACCAAACTCCTCCTCAGGAGGATAGATGGGGCGATTCGGGTGAGATCCAATGTAGATCCAACTTTCGATTCACTCGTGGGATCCGGGCGATCCGGGGGGGACCACCACGGCTCCTCTCTTCTAGAGAATCCATACATCCCTTATCAGTGTATGGACAACTATCTCTCGAGCACAAGTTTAGGTTCGGGCTCAATGGGAAAATAAAATGGA
Coding sequences within it:
- the LOC132032461 gene encoding zinc finger BED domain-containing protein DAYSLEEPER-like isoform X2; this encodes MQKLFKEYLKPSISDVDTIRSSSGGCDVEMADEMEEYDNFVSPSQPGSKKTQLSLSLEEPVLVRKGNENLDVLKFWKDNRIKYPKLSLMARDLLSIPVTSVSSESGFSVGGRVIGKFQTSILPENAEAKLCSRDWLSGHQASDDSEEEDDIAIDMGKFAAIPSS